One genomic segment of Paenibacillus sp. FSL H8-0332 includes these proteins:
- a CDS encoding IS4 family transposase yields the protein MNTYANSLKDRLTSLIREMAAAPAPYVKKPGKDFTRTKKLSFETVMQTLIFMGGNSLYKELLESQGYDVNTATSSAFVQQRNKILPSAVESLFHTFTASQTEFKDYRGYRLLAIDGSDLHIATDPTDPLTYSQSQPHSKGFNLLHLNAAYDLCNRLYVDAIVQPRKFRNEGRALATMVDRSPIQGNVLVTGDRGFESYNTFAHLERKGWNYVIRVKDLHSNGILSGLHLTLDGAFDQEIHLTLTKKQTKEFRNRPEIYKVLPATSSFDFLDMEENWFYPISFRVVRFLLQSGDYETVITNLSTAEFSPDELRDLYHLRWGIETSFRALKYTIGLTHFHAKKQESITQEIFARMILYNFAEMITSHVVISQKDKRHLYQVNFTVAVHVCRHFLRSKGDGPPPDVEALIRKNILPIRLTRPGQRNTRRIRSKSAISFVYRVA from the coding sequence ATGAATACTTATGCTAATTCGCTGAAAGACAGACTGACATCTCTCATCCGAGAGATGGCGGCTGCCCCCGCACCTTATGTCAAAAAACCAGGGAAAGATTTTACCCGAACGAAGAAACTCTCCTTTGAAACGGTCATGCAGACCTTGATCTTCATGGGGGGGAACAGTCTCTATAAGGAACTGCTGGAATCACAGGGCTATGATGTCAACACCGCAACTTCTTCTGCTTTTGTTCAGCAACGTAATAAAATCTTGCCGTCTGCGGTAGAATCTTTGTTTCACACCTTTACAGCGTCCCAAACGGAATTCAAGGATTATCGAGGCTATCGATTATTGGCCATTGATGGTTCCGATCTGCATATCGCAACAGATCCTACGGACCCGTTGACCTATTCTCAAAGTCAGCCCCACTCGAAAGGCTTTAACCTTCTACACTTGAACGCAGCCTATGACCTCTGTAACCGGCTTTATGTGGATGCCATTGTTCAACCTCGAAAGTTCCGCAACGAAGGAAGGGCGCTGGCCACAATGGTGGATCGCTCCCCCATTCAGGGTAACGTCCTTGTGACGGGGGATCGAGGATTTGAAAGCTATAATACGTTCGCACATCTGGAACGGAAAGGATGGAATTACGTCATACGCGTCAAGGATTTGCATTCGAATGGTATTCTTTCGGGTTTGCACTTGACCTTGGACGGAGCGTTTGATCAGGAGATTCATCTGACGCTGACTAAAAAACAAACAAAAGAGTTCAGGAATCGCCCCGAAATCTATAAAGTTCTTCCGGCTACCTCTAGCTTTGATTTTCTGGACATGGAGGAGAACTGGTTTTACCCCATTTCCTTTCGGGTGGTTCGTTTCCTCCTGCAAAGTGGTGATTATGAAACCGTCATTACCAATCTGTCTACTGCTGAATTCTCACCGGATGAACTCCGGGATCTGTATCACCTGCGATGGGGCATTGAGACCTCTTTCCGGGCTTTGAAATACACCATTGGTTTGACCCATTTTCACGCAAAAAAGCAAGAGTCCATTACCCAAGAGATATTCGCAAGAATGATCCTCTACAACTTCGCTGAAATGATTACCTCGCACGTAGTCATTTCCCAAAAGGATAAACGGCACCTCTACCAAGTCAACTTCACGGTGGCCGTTCACGTCTGTAGACATTTCCTGCGCTCCAAGGGCGATGGACCCCCGCCTGATGTGGAAGCTTTGATTCGCAAAAATATTTTGCCGATTCGTCTCACCCGTCCTGGGCAAAGGAATACACGCAGAATACGTAGCAAATCCGCCATTAGCTTCGTCTACAGAGTAGCATAA
- a CDS encoding ABC transporter permease: MEAAKSGGQPFAEAIGDSYSKLLQNASYRYFALILGAPVNLFTLLVHRSRKAGDVHTSVLQETREELLASGLQEELHAEFTAQLQSKARFFKEQLTETEMEAEAQKLTAERFERMAAERADRRLKEQGLTRSTFISTFRSLLQHPLFLPLSFIPGLPLYLLIWLYSSPYLKYIFERLVMTVFVIFGVAVLVFTILYISPFDPAVNILGQTATDAQIIEFNRVYGLDQSYLVQLWDNVKGIAMFDLGKSFAGNEEIVSAIGRKFPVTLELTLFSLLMAVGIAIPIGIISAAKPNSWLDYTFMLIALIGLSIPSFWQGLVFILGFSIKLQWLPATFNPGNWMTFIMPVVVLGTGLTAAIARMTRASTLEVIHEDYIITATAKGLSKRKVLLKHAVRNALIPIVTVIGLQFGAMLGGAAVTEKVFNISGLGSYIVDKQFIPDIPAIMGGVVYTAITISLINALIDILYAFVDPRIRSRMKQY; encoded by the coding sequence ATGGAGGCGGCAAAAAGTGGGGGTCAGCCTTTTGCAGAGGCCATAGGTGATTCTTACAGCAAACTGCTGCAGAACGCCTCATATCGTTATTTCGCCCTGATCCTCGGCGCGCCTGTTAATCTGTTCACACTGCTCGTCCACCGTTCCCGTAAGGCCGGGGATGTTCATACTTCCGTGCTGCAGGAGACCCGTGAGGAGCTGCTGGCTTCCGGGCTTCAGGAGGAGCTGCACGCGGAATTCACAGCGCAGCTGCAGAGCAAGGCCAGATTCTTCAAGGAGCAGCTTACGGAGACCGAAATGGAGGCAGAGGCACAGAAGCTGACTGCAGAACGGTTCGAGCGTATGGCTGCCGAAAGGGCAGACCGCAGGCTGAAGGAGCAGGGACTTACCAGATCAACATTCATCAGTACCTTTCGCTCACTGCTGCAGCATCCGTTATTTTTACCGTTATCATTCATTCCGGGCCTGCCGCTATATCTGTTAATTTGGCTATATAGCAGCCCGTATCTCAAATACATATTTGAAAGATTGGTCATGACGGTATTTGTTATTTTCGGAGTGGCAGTGCTTGTATTCACCATATTATATATCTCACCGTTTGATCCTGCGGTCAATATTCTCGGCCAGACGGCTACCGATGCGCAGATCATCGAATTCAACAGGGTCTACGGGCTGGATCAGTCTTATCTGGTGCAGCTATGGGACAATGTGAAGGGGATTGCCATGTTCGATCTCGGCAAATCGTTTGCGGGGAACGAAGAGATTGTATCAGCCATCGGGCGCAAATTCCCGGTTACGCTGGAGCTGACGCTGTTCTCCCTGCTGATGGCTGTGGGGATCGCCATTCCCATCGGGATTATCTCGGCAGCGAAGCCCAATTCCTGGTTGGATTATACCTTCATGCTGATTGCCTTAATCGGCTTGTCGATCCCGAGCTTCTGGCAGGGGCTGGTCTTCATCCTTGGCTTCTCCATCAAGCTGCAGTGGCTTCCGGCGACGTTCAATCCGGGGAACTGGATGACCTTCATTATGCCGGTGGTGGTCCTGGGGACAGGCCTCACGGCGGCGATTGCCCGGATGACCCGGGCGTCTACCCTGGAGGTTATCCATGAAGATTACATTATAACTGCCACTGCCAAAGGCTTGAGCAAACGCAAGGTGCTGCTTAAGCACGCGGTACGCAATGCGCTGATCCCGATTGTCACGGTCATCGGCCTGCAATTCGGCGCGATGCTGGGCGGGGCGGCCGTAACGGAGAAAGTATTCAACATCAGCGGACTGGGCAGCTATATCGTCGATAAGCAGTTTATTCCCGACATTCCGGCCATTATGGGCGGGGTGGTCTATACGGCTATTACCATTTCCTTAATTAATGCACTGATCGATATTCTATACGCTTTTGTGGACCCGCGTATCCGGTCCCGGATGAAACAATACTGA
- a CDS encoding LacI family DNA-binding transcriptional regulator, translated as MEELARLAGVSKGAVSLALNGKPGVGPETRGRILRLAETYGYTGRGKAAAAEANPTTLRFLVFTNAGLVHEEYYQQPFFRELIHHIEERCRMGGYSLIFSAIEEKHYEQGIQSVMEEPTSGVILLGTSLDAARIADIADKLPGLIVLDTCFDALPVHFVEINNYMGAYQAGTYLTGHGHRRIGYIASEERIHNFKERQRGFMDAVAEAQADIPRSNMLAVPPTLFSSQGPLRDKLQRLKDSGQPFPTAFFCECDYIAISAIKALGELGFSIPEDVSVIGFDNINESQIVAPELTTVHVEKERMAAWAVDLFTASLHRQPAVSTKVKVDTLFIERASCRRLEPSAD; from the coding sequence ATGGAGGAGCTTGCCCGGCTGGCCGGGGTCTCCAAAGGGGCCGTCTCATTGGCACTGAACGGGAAGCCGGGGGTCGGTCCGGAGACACGCGGACGAATCCTTCGCCTGGCGGAGACCTATGGATATACCGGCAGGGGAAAGGCGGCCGCCGCTGAGGCGAACCCCACCACCCTGCGATTCCTGGTGTTCACCAATGCCGGGCTGGTTCATGAGGAGTACTATCAGCAGCCCTTCTTCCGGGAGCTGATTCATCATATCGAGGAGCGCTGCCGGATGGGGGGATACAGCCTTATTTTCTCCGCAATTGAAGAGAAGCACTATGAGCAGGGCATTCAATCAGTGATGGAGGAGCCGACCAGCGGCGTGATTCTGCTCGGGACCAGCCTGGATGCGGCCAGAATAGCCGATATTGCGGACAAGCTGCCCGGCTTGATCGTGCTGGACACCTGCTTCGATGCGCTGCCTGTCCATTTTGTGGAGATCAACAATTATATGGGGGCTTATCAGGCAGGCACCTATCTGACCGGCCACGGGCACCGGAGAATCGGTTATATCGCATCCGAGGAGCGGATTCATAACTTCAAGGAGCGGCAGCGCGGGTTCATGGATGCCGTGGCGGAGGCGCAGGCGGATATCCCCCGGAGCAATATGCTGGCGGTGCCGCCGACCTTATTTTCCTCGCAGGGGCCGTTACGGGACAAGCTGCAGCGGCTGAAGGACAGCGGACAGCCTTTTCCCACCGCCTTCTTCTGTGAATGTGACTACATCGCCATCAGCGCGATCAAGGCACTTGGCGAGCTGGGCTTCTCCATCCCGGAGGATGTATCCGTCATCGGCTTCGATAATATCAATGAATCGCAGATTGTAGCCCCGGAGCTAACCACGGTACATGTGGAGAAAGAACGGATGGCCGCATGGGCAGTCGATCTGTTCACCGCTTCTCTTCACCGGCAGCCCGCAGTCAGCACCAAGGTCAAAGTCGACACCCTCTTTATCGAGAGAGCTTCCTGCCGGAGGCTCGAACCCTCTGCGGATTAG
- a CDS encoding ABC transporter permease gives MVNTNADRRAAQLRLTASPDYRQAGFAWVGSLIITLILLLSSYDWESQAIKPYIGMATLAYGFFTLLQVLITLLIRRDLIAQGEIRSGTRALGYVQLLSLATGNVFLVTAALQLIQKRKSPEYTLAVYALLTEIAVIAVSALNLYKPYVADTFLTGMFILLAVAAFHLLVVVLTARFVRRRQIPRRMVWVAYPLLLTSLTGNLFALALGIILLVRIRNRDNPAVAGWEDVLERLTRNTTAMLGLLFVAFLFSVSVCSYVTFDYGMAVDNNYSLILQPPSLAYPLGTDNFGRCLFTRIIFGARISLIVGVMSTVLPLILGGVLGAISGYYGRYTDNIIMRALDVLYAIPGILLAIAIIAAFGVSTVNLILALSVGAIPTYARTMRASVLQVSTYEYVDAARAFGSSHSAIIFKHIVPNSLAPMIVKATLTIGGAVISTSSLSFLGLGIEPHIPEWGNILKLGSTYLETNSYLAIFPGLAIIALVLSFNFFGDGLRDALDPKMD, from the coding sequence ATGGTTAACACAAACGCTGACAGGCGTGCAGCACAGCTTAGACTCACGGCCTCTCCGGATTACCGGCAGGCAGGTTTTGCCTGGGTGGGGTCGCTTATCATAACACTGATCCTGCTGCTGAGCAGCTATGACTGGGAGAGTCAGGCCATCAAGCCTTATATAGGAATGGCTACCCTGGCTTATGGATTCTTCACGCTGTTGCAGGTGCTGATTACGCTGCTGATCCGCAGAGATCTGATCGCACAGGGAGAGATCCGCAGCGGGACAAGGGCTTTGGGGTATGTCCAGCTCCTCAGCCTTGCTACGGGCAATGTGTTCCTGGTGACGGCTGCCCTTCAACTGATCCAGAAGCGCAAATCACCAGAGTACACGCTGGCTGTATATGCTCTGCTGACGGAGATAGCGGTGATTGCCGTCTCGGCCTTGAACCTCTACAAGCCTTACGTAGCGGACACCTTCCTCACAGGAATGTTCATCCTGCTGGCGGTAGCTGCGTTCCATCTGCTAGTGGTCGTGCTTACCGCCAGATTCGTACGCCGCCGCCAGATTCCCCGGAGGATGGTCTGGGTAGCTTATCCGCTGCTCCTTACCTCGCTGACCGGTAATCTGTTCGCGCTGGCCCTGGGTATTATTCTGCTGGTCCGCATCCGTAACCGGGACAACCCGGCAGTAGCCGGGTGGGAGGATGTGCTGGAGCGGCTGACCCGTAACACGACAGCGATGCTCGGTCTGCTGTTCGTCGCCTTTCTGTTCTCCGTCTCCGTCTGCAGCTATGTTACCTTCGATTACGGCATGGCGGTAGACAACAATTATTCACTGATTTTGCAGCCGCCGTCACTAGCGTATCCGCTGGGTACGGACAATTTCGGACGCTGCCTGTTTACACGGATTATTTTCGGCGCGAGGATCTCGCTGATTGTCGGGGTGATGTCCACGGTTCTGCCGCTTATACTCGGAGGCGTTCTGGGAGCGATATCGGGCTACTACGGACGTTATACGGACAACATCATCATGCGTGCACTGGATGTGCTGTATGCCATTCCGGGTATCCTGCTGGCGATTGCGATTATCGCCGCCTTCGGCGTAAGTACGGTCAATCTGATTCTGGCGCTCAGCGTCGGAGCCATCCCGACGTATGCCCGGACCATGCGGGCGAGTGTGCTTCAGGTCTCTACTTATGAATACGTGGATGCCGCGCGGGCCTTTGGCTCCAGCCATTCAGCGATTATTTTCAAGCATATTGTTCCGAATTCACTGGCTCCCATGATCGTTAAGGCCACACTGACCATCGGCGGTGCGGTCATTTCTACCAGCAGCCTCAGCTTTCTGGGTCTGGGGATCGAACCTCATATCCCGGAATGGGGCAATATTCTCAAGCTGGGCAGCACGTATCTGGAGACGAACTCCTATCTGGCGATTTTCCCGGGACTGGCCATTATTGCGCTGGTGCTGTCGTTCAACTTCTTCGGTGACGGGCTGCGCGATGCGCTCGATCCCAAGATGGATTAA
- a CDS encoding ABC transporter ATP-binding protein translates to MEPILTVNNLHISFQSHDEERAAVRGVSFEVYKGETLGIVGESGSGKSVTARSIMRLLPSPPALMKDGEIVFLGDNLADKTEKQMENIRGQEIGMIFQDPMSSLNPTIRIGEQISESLIKHRKLSRRAAKQEALEMLKQVGIRDSEMRYQQYPHEFSGGMRQRVMIAIALVCQPALLIADEPTTALDVTIQAQILNLMKHMQQRLGTSIILITHDLGVVAGMCDRVAVMKDGEIVETGRTEDIFARPQHPYTQRLLNALPRLDEKKKPKPPGLIIQGEGNRPLLEVRSLKQHFNLGKGRVLRAVNDISFHIREGETLGMVGESGSGKSTTGRSILRLHEPTGGDVLFQGMAVNRLKAQEMKIMRRHMQMIFQDPYASLNPRFKVMDIIGEALDVHQLAGSKKERKKRVEELLDLVGLDPAFAIRYPHEFSGGQRQRIGIARALAVEPRFIVCDEPLSALDMSIQAQVVKLLEELQQRLGLTYLFIAHDLSMVKHISDRVAVMYNGRIVELAESEELYTNPQHEYTKSLLAAIPVPDPKIEAAKKRVLLEEQSSGVDKYNLDQSSLVEISEGHWVAIPAG, encoded by the coding sequence ATGGAACCGATTTTGACAGTAAATAATCTGCACATCTCTTTCCAGAGCCATGACGAAGAGCGTGCCGCTGTACGCGGCGTAAGCTTTGAAGTCTATAAAGGGGAAACGCTAGGGATCGTCGGTGAATCGGGCAGCGGCAAAAGCGTCACCGCCCGCTCCATCATGAGACTGCTGCCTTCCCCGCCCGCACTTATGAAGGATGGGGAGATTGTCTTCCTGGGAGATAACCTGGCGGATAAAACGGAGAAGCAGATGGAGAATATCCGCGGGCAGGAGATCGGTATGATCTTTCAGGACCCGATGAGCTCCCTGAACCCGACCATCCGCATCGGCGAGCAGATCAGCGAGAGCCTGATCAAGCACCGCAAGCTGTCCCGCAGAGCTGCGAAGCAGGAAGCGCTGGAAATGCTGAAGCAGGTCGGCATCCGCGACAGCGAAATGCGCTACCAGCAGTACCCGCATGAATTCTCGGGCGGGATGCGGCAGCGGGTCATGATCGCTATCGCTCTGGTCTGCCAGCCGGCCCTGCTTATTGCAGACGAGCCGACTACCGCACTCGATGTGACGATTCAAGCGCAGATTCTCAATCTGATGAAGCATATGCAGCAGCGTCTGGGCACCTCCATCATTCTGATCACCCATGATCTGGGCGTTGTTGCGGGGATGTGTGACCGTGTAGCGGTTATGAAGGACGGGGAGATTGTGGAGACAGGCCGCACAGAGGACATCTTCGCCCGCCCGCAGCACCCGTATACGCAGCGGCTGCTGAATGCGTTGCCCCGGCTGGATGAGAAGAAGAAGCCCAAGCCGCCCGGTCTGATTATTCAAGGAGAAGGCAATCGGCCGCTGCTGGAGGTCAGATCGCTGAAGCAGCATTTCAATCTGGGCAAGGGCCGGGTGCTGCGCGCGGTCAATGATATCAGCTTCCACATCCGCGAAGGAGAGACGCTCGGCATGGTCGGTGAGTCCGGCAGCGGGAAGTCCACGACCGGGCGTTCGATTCTCCGGCTGCATGAGCCGACCGGCGGCGATGTGCTGTTCCAGGGCATGGCGGTGAACCGGCTTAAGGCCCAGGAGATGAAGATCATGCGGCGCCATATGCAGATGATCTTCCAGGACCCGTATGCATCCTTGAATCCGCGCTTCAAGGTCATGGATATTATCGGTGAGGCATTGGATGTCCACCAGCTTGCCGGCAGCAAGAAGGAGCGGAAAAAGCGGGTCGAGGAGCTGCTGGATCTGGTCGGGCTGGACCCGGCATTCGCCATCCGCTACCCGCATGAATTCTCCGGCGGCCAGCGGCAGCGGATCGGCATCGCCCGCGCGCTGGCCGTTGAGCCGAGGTTCATCGTCTGCGACGAACCGTTGTCAGCGCTGGATATGTCCATCCAGGCGCAGGTAGTGAAGCTGCTGGAGGAGCTGCAGCAGCGGCTCGGCCTGACGTACCTGTTCATTGCCCATGACCTGTCCATGGTCAAGCACATCAGCGACCGGGTGGCCGTCATGTACAATGGCCGGATTGTCGAGCTGGCTGAGAGCGAGGAGCTGTACACTAATCCGCAGCATGAATATACGAAGTCGCTGCTGGCCGCCATCCCCGTGCCCGATCCAAAGATCGAAGCGGCCAAGAAGCGGGTGCTGCTGGAGGAGCAGAGCAGCGGTGTCGATAAATATAACCTCGACCAGTCCAGCCTGGTCGAGATCTCAGAAGGCCACTGGGTCGCTATACCAGCGGGCTGA
- a CDS encoding DUF5605 domain-containing protein — translation MANPKEAGQAEAFQGRVSVSVPDQTSQWGVCEIVLQGGPAGGNPFTEVALQAEFSMGERSVLVLGFYDGDGAYRIRFMPEHQGKWTFRTSSNEPALHELEGELECTAAAVGNHGPVRVRNTFHFAYADGTPYLPVGTTCYAWTHQGDEMERQTLDTLKASSFNKIRMCVFPKSYSYNENEPEYYPYEGSVEEGWDYSRFSPAFFRHLEERIADLGELGVEADLILFHPYDRWGFADMGKEADDRYLRYLVARLSAYRHIWWSLANEYDFMSNKQLTDWERYAHIVTSYDPYGHLISNHNGIAFYDFNQPWVTHCSIQRVDAYKTSEHTDEWRRRWNKPVVIDECAYEGNVEHGWGNITGEEMVRRFWEGAVRGGYVGHGETYLHPEDKLWWAKGGRLYGTSPERIAFLRRVLEEGPSEGLNPLPSDWDLPRAGVEDEYVLYYFGFNRPGFRQFTMNPDIRYKVELLDTWNMTVDELAGSYQGTFRVDLPGRTYMAVRMTRLRDEYDLEAK, via the coding sequence ATGGCTAATCCGAAGGAAGCAGGGCAGGCTGAAGCATTCCAGGGGAGGGTCTCCGTATCGGTACCTGACCAGACTTCACAGTGGGGCGTATGTGAAATTGTACTGCAAGGAGGTCCTGCCGGGGGCAATCCGTTTACGGAGGTAGCGCTGCAGGCGGAATTTTCGATGGGAGAACGTTCGGTTCTTGTTCTGGGCTTCTATGATGGAGACGGGGCGTACCGCATCCGCTTCATGCCAGAACATCAGGGGAAGTGGACGTTCAGGACCAGCAGCAATGAGCCTGCTCTGCATGAGCTTGAAGGGGAACTGGAATGCACGGCTGCTGCGGTCGGGAATCATGGTCCGGTCCGGGTGCGGAATACCTTTCATTTTGCCTATGCGGACGGAACGCCTTATCTTCCTGTCGGCACGACCTGCTACGCCTGGACCCATCAGGGGGATGAGATGGAGCGCCAGACGCTGGATACGCTGAAAGCGTCTTCTTTTAACAAAATAAGAATGTGCGTGTTCCCGAAGTCCTACTCCTATAACGAGAATGAACCGGAATATTATCCCTATGAAGGCTCGGTGGAGGAAGGCTGGGATTACAGCCGGTTCAGTCCGGCGTTCTTCCGGCATCTGGAGGAGCGGATTGCAGATCTTGGGGAGCTGGGCGTCGAGGCCGACCTGATTCTGTTCCACCCGTATGACCGCTGGGGCTTCGCAGATATGGGCAAGGAGGCGGATGACCGCTATCTCCGGTACCTTGTAGCCAGGCTCTCGGCTTACCGCCATATCTGGTGGTCGCTGGCTAACGAATATGATTTCATGAGCAACAAGCAACTTACTGACTGGGAGCGGTATGCGCATATTGTAACGTCGTATGATCCTTACGGGCACCTGATCTCTAATCACAACGGTATTGCCTTCTATGATTTCAACCAGCCCTGGGTTACGCATTGCAGTATTCAGCGTGTGGATGCGTACAAGACTTCTGAGCATACGGATGAATGGAGACGGCGCTGGAATAAGCCTGTCGTGATCGATGAATGTGCCTACGAGGGCAATGTCGAGCATGGCTGGGGAAATATTACCGGGGAAGAGATGGTCCGCCGTTTCTGGGAAGGCGCGGTCCGTGGAGGGTATGTCGGACATGGGGAAACCTATCTGCACCCGGAAGATAAGCTCTGGTGGGCCAAGGGCGGCCGGCTGTATGGCACGAGCCCTGAGCGGATTGCTTTTCTGCGCCGCGTGCTGGAGGAAGGGCCTTCAGAGGGGCTGAACCCGCTGCCTTCGGATTGGGATCTGCCCAGAGCCGGGGTGGAGGATGAATATGTTCTGTATTATTTCGGGTTTAACCGGCCGGGCTTCCGCCAGTTCACAATGAACCCTGATATCCGCTACAAGGTGGAGCTGCTGGATACCTGGAACATGACGGTGGATGAGCTTGCGGGTAGCTATCAGGGAACCTTCAGGGTCGATCTGCCGGGACGGACATATATGGCGGTGAGAATGACGCGCCTGCGCGACGAGTATGACCTGGAGGCGAAATAA
- a CDS encoding Gfo/Idh/MocA family oxidoreductase — protein MWKVGVVGAGYWSDKHLQAWQRIPGVQIQGLCDLDSDKLRSKGEAYGIPEDMLYSKLEDMLSSAELDIVDIITAPDTHPELVGLAARAGKHIMCQKPFARSMEEACEMVETTRAAGVRLMVTENWRWLQPIQAIRKLLDQGAAGRLQTIRYIHTDYYSPRFAPENELPQPFFREMPKLLFYEMGVHWYDTWRFLFGEPKRLYAETRKVSPFIAGEDAGLITLGYEDYMGLMDMSWATRQNLPGKLTLPVLPDHKEQLIIEGDQATIKLYSSGTLSLIDNSGLETTISEDHGLDFEESHYRLQSHFIECLNTGEEFQTSGEDNLKTLELVFGTYRSAEEHEVIHLGQP, from the coding sequence ATGTGGAAGGTTGGTGTTGTGGGCGCCGGGTACTGGTCGGATAAGCATTTACAGGCATGGCAGCGTATCCCCGGCGTTCAGATTCAAGGCCTGTGCGACCTGGATTCGGACAAGCTGCGCAGTAAGGGGGAGGCATACGGGATTCCCGAGGACATGCTGTACTCTAAGCTGGAAGACATGCTGTCTTCTGCGGAGCTAGATATAGTAGATATTATTACCGCGCCGGATACTCATCCTGAGCTGGTCGGACTGGCCGCACGGGCCGGGAAGCATATCATGTGCCAAAAGCCGTTTGCCCGTTCTATGGAGGAAGCTTGTGAGATGGTGGAAACGACCCGTGCTGCGGGCGTCCGGCTGATGGTTACAGAGAACTGGCGCTGGCTGCAGCCGATTCAGGCCATCCGCAAGCTGCTGGATCAGGGAGCGGCAGGACGGCTTCAGACGATCCGCTATATTCACACGGATTATTATTCACCGCGCTTTGCCCCGGAGAATGAGCTGCCGCAACCGTTTTTCCGGGAGATGCCGAAGCTGCTGTTCTATGAGATGGGGGTTCACTGGTATGATACGTGGCGCTTCCTGTTCGGGGAGCCTAAGCGGCTATATGCAGAGACCCGGAAGGTCAGCCCGTTTATTGCCGGAGAGGACGCCGGGCTGATTACTCTCGGCTACGAGGATTACATGGGCCTGATGGATATGAGCTGGGCCACCCGGCAGAATCTGCCGGGCAAGCTCACGCTGCCTGTGTTGCCGGACCATAAGGAACAGCTGATTATTGAAGGCGATCAGGCCACGATCAAGCTGTACAGCAGCGGCACACTCAGCCTGATTGATAACAGCGGGCTGGAGACTACGATCTCGGAGGATCACGGCCTTGATTTTGAAGAGAGCCATTACCGCCTGCAGTCGCATTTCATTGAATGCCTGAATACCGGTGAGGAATTCCAGACGAGCGGCGAAGATAATCTGAAGACGCTGGAGCTTGTATTCGGGACCTACCGGAGTGCGGAGGAGCATGAGGTCATTCATTTGGGGCAGCCCTAA